A stretch of Bradyrhizobium sp. CCBAU 53338 DNA encodes these proteins:
- the rpsT gene encoding 30S ribosomal protein S20, whose product MANTTSAKKATRKIARRTAVNKSRRTQMRGAVRNVEEAIKTGDRAAAAKALAAAEPALMRAAQRNIIHKNNASRKVSRLTAQIAKLAK is encoded by the coding sequence ATGGCCAACACTACCTCTGCCAAGAAAGCGACGCGCAAGATCGCCCGCCGCACCGCCGTCAACAAGTCGCGCCGCACCCAGATGCGCGGCGCCGTGCGTAACGTCGAAGAAGCCATCAAGACCGGCGACCGCGCCGCCGCCGCGAAGGCGCTGGCCGCTGCCGAGCCCGCGCTGATGCGCGCCGCCCAGCGCAACATCATTCACAAGAACAACGCCAGCCGCAAAGTCTCGCGCCTCACCGCGCAGATCGCCAAGCTCGCCAAGTAA